A single region of the Enterococcus mundtii genome encodes:
- a CDS encoding DEAD/DEAH box helicase — MKWSIPEKVIARGRQYLQEDRVLSVVPDQEDNVWHAEVLGSELYLVDLDGTAKEIDYCQCPYWEEHHYCKHTVAVELYLRSKQLSRIMQKDQKMIEPTKKTSEGELLTKGFARLKGKTSTKSLQPLVIDYHVEQIETNQYHPELSILAVYLRVGFLETPKKTYIVKNIYEFLQAYTEEENYTVNKQYQFRLEHRVFQQEDQQLMELFAGIAQTQTLLGANGVLVKGKLDKRYLLLPIDQSKSLLERMNQSTRLKLQINDQTYHGIQFSDDTKPLSFQVKKRETQYQLTAVSDFDLFLSHYQWGIRQGTIYHLTKQQQTIYLTWKQLMKRFEEPEVAFHKKELSSLFKEILPLLDQIGTVAIDDEVTAEVADIPVEFVFVFKKMKGQIQARIDFVYGDVVFSTDERHETLAEQTTEILRDTAQEQRVLDLFRMYRYRKNKTGYERPLPEGEALYQFFRTELAVFRQFGEVRIGKKLRELYLDAQKHQPQIEVEETGSWLDIRFDVTGINEHEIDNVLQSLLRNDSFYTLESGQVLSFDSEEFQQTSKILQQFRDTIRSDDGVIQVPKNQGLMIKEQFTGSNASFGDSFQQMTQDLIDPTNYKATLPKNLQAELRDYQKQGFQWLKMLGHYQFGGILADEMGLGKTLQTIAFLLSEKEEKGALDALIVAPASLIYNWQAEVKKFAPSLSVQVINGNKKERETLLAEKVDIRVTSYASLRQDLSEYQSSTINYLVLDEAQMVKNSSTKTAQALRELHIPQRFALSGTPIENSLEELWSLFATIMPGFFPNRTRFRELTTDEIAQMIRPFVLRRDKQTVLKDLPEKTEMNLYSALTEEQKTVYLAYLRQMREEVSAMDSESFKKNRIGILAGLTRLRQICCDPRLFVEDYQGGSGKLEQVKDLLLAAKENNRRVLLFSQFTGMLTILQEELAELGLSTFYLRGSTKAQDRLTMVDAFNAGEKDVFLISLKAGGTGLNLTGADTVILYDLWWNPAIEEQAAGRAHRIGQKNVVEVWRMIAEGTIEERMDSLQQEKRELFQKVIQGNEEQLTKLTEDDIRLILSIGENDE, encoded by the coding sequence ATGAAATGGAGTATTCCGGAAAAAGTCATTGCAAGAGGGCGTCAATATTTGCAAGAAGACCGTGTGTTATCGGTTGTCCCAGATCAAGAAGATAATGTGTGGCATGCAGAGGTTTTAGGTAGCGAGCTGTATTTAGTTGATTTAGATGGTACAGCAAAAGAAATCGACTACTGTCAATGCCCATACTGGGAAGAACATCATTATTGCAAGCACACTGTTGCAGTAGAACTTTATTTACGATCGAAACAACTTTCTCGTATCATGCAGAAAGATCAAAAAATGATCGAACCAACGAAAAAGACCAGTGAAGGAGAACTATTGACAAAAGGATTTGCCCGATTAAAAGGGAAGACTTCTACTAAATCCTTGCAACCCTTAGTGATCGATTATCATGTCGAACAGATCGAAACCAATCAATACCATCCAGAACTTTCTATTTTGGCGGTTTATCTACGTGTGGGCTTTCTAGAAACACCTAAGAAGACATACATCGTAAAAAATATTTATGAATTTCTACAGGCGTATACAGAAGAAGAAAACTATACGGTCAATAAACAGTATCAATTCCGTTTAGAGCACCGAGTTTTCCAACAAGAAGATCAACAACTAATGGAGCTATTCGCAGGTATTGCACAGACACAAACATTATTAGGCGCAAACGGTGTCTTGGTAAAAGGGAAATTAGACAAGCGTTACTTACTTTTGCCAATCGATCAATCGAAATCTTTGTTAGAGCGTATGAATCAATCGACACGTTTGAAACTACAGATCAATGATCAAACTTATCATGGCATCCAGTTTTCAGATGATACGAAACCGCTAAGTTTTCAAGTCAAGAAGAGAGAAACACAGTATCAATTGACTGCCGTAAGTGACTTTGATTTGTTCTTGTCTCACTATCAGTGGGGGATCAGACAAGGTACTATCTATCATTTGACTAAACAGCAACAGACGATCTATTTGACTTGGAAACAACTGATGAAACGTTTTGAAGAGCCAGAAGTTGCCTTTCATAAAAAAGAATTGTCTTCTTTATTTAAAGAAATTTTACCGCTTTTAGATCAGATAGGAACCGTTGCTATTGATGATGAAGTGACAGCAGAAGTCGCAGATATTCCAGTAGAGTTTGTCTTTGTTTTTAAAAAAATGAAAGGGCAAATTCAAGCAAGGATCGATTTTGTATATGGAGATGTTGTGTTCTCCACAGATGAACGACATGAAACGCTTGCTGAGCAAACTACCGAAATATTGAGAGATACGGCGCAAGAACAGCGGGTCCTTGATTTGTTTCGTATGTACCGTTACCGGAAAAATAAAACGGGCTACGAACGTCCATTACCTGAAGGTGAAGCTTTGTATCAGTTTTTCCGGACAGAATTAGCTGTTTTTCGTCAATTTGGAGAAGTCCGTATAGGAAAAAAATTACGGGAATTATATCTAGATGCACAAAAACACCAACCACAGATCGAAGTAGAAGAAACAGGATCATGGCTAGATATCCGCTTTGATGTGACAGGAATCAACGAGCATGAAATCGACAATGTTTTGCAGAGTTTGTTAAGAAATGATTCATTTTATACCTTAGAAAGTGGACAGGTATTATCGTTTGATTCAGAAGAATTCCAACAAACAAGCAAAATCCTACAACAATTCAGAGATACGATCCGTTCAGACGATGGCGTTATCCAAGTGCCAAAAAATCAAGGATTGATGATCAAAGAACAATTTACAGGAAGTAATGCTAGTTTTGGCGATTCTTTCCAACAAATGACTCAAGACTTGATCGATCCTACGAATTACAAAGCCACTTTACCAAAGAATTTGCAAGCAGAGCTTAGAGACTATCAGAAGCAAGGCTTCCAATGGTTGAAAATGTTAGGTCATTATCAATTTGGTGGCATTTTAGCTGATGAAATGGGTCTAGGGAAAACGTTGCAGACTATTGCTTTTCTGCTTTCGGAGAAAGAAGAAAAAGGTGCGTTGGACGCCTTGATCGTAGCACCGGCGAGTTTGATCTATAACTGGCAAGCCGAAGTGAAAAAGTTTGCACCCTCATTGAGTGTCCAAGTGATCAATGGCAATAAGAAAGAGCGAGAAACTTTGTTAGCTGAAAAAGTAGATATTCGTGTTACTTCTTATGCGAGCTTACGTCAGGATCTTTCTGAATATCAATCATCGACGATTAATTATTTAGTCTTAGATGAAGCGCAAATGGTGAAAAATAGCAGCACAAAGACTGCTCAAGCTTTACGAGAGTTGCATATTCCACAGCGCTTTGCTTTAAGTGGGACACCAATCGAAAATAGCCTTGAAGAACTATGGTCACTATTTGCTACAATCATGCCGGGATTCTTTCCGAATCGGACACGTTTTAGAGAATTGACGACAGATGAAATCGCGCAAATGATCCGACCTTTTGTTTTAAGACGAGATAAGCAAACAGTTCTCAAAGATTTACCAGAAAAAACTGAAATGAATCTTTATTCTGCGTTGACGGAAGAACAAAAAACAGTGTACCTTGCTTATTTAAGACAAATGCGTGAAGAAGTATCAGCTATGGATTCAGAGTCGTTCAAAAAGAATCGGATCGGCATCTTGGCAGGACTGACACGTTTACGTCAAATTTGTTGTGATCCTCGCTTGTTTGTAGAAGACTACCAAGGTGGATCAGGTAAGTTAGAACAAGTAAAAGATTTATTACTAGCTGCAAAAGAAAATAACCGTCGTGTCTTGTTGTTCTCCCAATTTACGGGTATGCTGACGATCCTTCAAGAGGAATTAGCTGAATTAGGGCTAAGTACCTTTTATTTACGAGGAAGTACAAAGGCACAAGATCGTTTAACCATGGTCGATGCTTTCAACGCGGGTGAAAAAGATGTCTTTCTTATTTCACTTAAAGCAGGAGGGACTGGGTTAAATCTAACTGGCGCAGATACAGTCATCCTTTATGATTTATGGTGGAACCCAGCGATCGAAGAACAAGCTGCTGGAAGAGCCCATCGTATTGGACAAAAAAATGTTGTTGAAGTATGGCGAATGATTGCTGAAGGAACAATCGAAGAGCGAATGGATTCCTTACAGCAAGAAAAACGAGAATTGTTCCAAAAAGTAATCCAAGGAAACGAAGAACAATTGACGAAACTAACAGAAGACGATATTCGTTTGATTCTAAGTATTGGTGAAAATGACGAATAA
- the spxA gene encoding transcriptional regulator SpxA: protein MLTLYTSPSCTSCRKARAWLQEHQIPFVERNIFSEPLNSSELKAILQMTEDGTEEIISTRSKVFQKLNMDLDELPLQELLELVQNNPGLLRRPIMIDNKRLQVGFNEDEIRRFLPRDVRQLELRQAQLMAGL, encoded by the coding sequence TTGTTAACACTATATACTTCCCCAAGTTGTACTTCCTGCAGAAAGGCTCGTGCGTGGTTGCAAGAGCATCAGATTCCATTTGTAGAGCGAAATATTTTTTCAGAACCTCTTAATAGCTCTGAATTAAAAGCAATTTTACAAATGACGGAAGACGGAACAGAAGAAATTATTTCTACCCGTTCAAAAGTTTTCCAAAAATTAAACATGGATCTGGATGAGTTACCATTACAAGAACTTTTAGAGCTTGTACAAAACAATCCTGGTTTGTTACGTAGACCAATTATGATCGATAACAAACGTCTACAAGTCGGCTTTAATGAAGATGAAATTCGTCGTTTCTTACCACGAGATGTTCGTCAATTAGAATTACGTCAAGCCCAGCTAATGGCTGGTTTATAG
- a CDS encoding ISL3-like element ISEfa11 family transposase, translating to MNDSIKKMLRIIEKDLMITEVSYETLQKKKTLVVDAVLSPTPRACRSCGSTVVDGNGKAIIVKNGKKETIVRFEQYNHMPLVMRLKKQRYTCKNCRTHWTAQSYFVQSRHSIANHVRYKIASLLTEKVSLSFIAKSCQVSLTTVIRTLKEFKSYLPKQSKKILPRVLMVDEFRSHASIEDKMSFICADGETGKLIDVLPTRKLPRLTSYFLKCTNPEEVEFLVTDMNAAYFQLTKRVLPNAKIVIDRFHIVKHMNQAFNELRIREMNELRKAGQKSQAEKLKKNWRFLLKNRANINHYEYKTWKSFRAPKYPFLTEAMMIDRLLEFSTPLKEAYPFFHELVEAFRDKDPDLFFSLLAELPETLDDSFREKLQNLLTYEEGITNAMIYPYSNGKIEAKNTHIKTMKRVSYGFKSFENMRIRIFLINQLIKVR from the coding sequence ATGAATGATTCTATCAAAAAAATGCTGAGAATAATAGAGAAAGATTTGATGATTACAGAGGTCTCTTACGAGACCCTTCAGAAGAAAAAGACGTTGGTCGTCGATGCTGTTCTCTCGCCTACTCCTCGTGCTTGTAGAAGTTGTGGTTCTACTGTGGTAGATGGAAACGGGAAAGCAATTATAGTGAAAAATGGAAAAAAAGAAACGATTGTCCGTTTTGAACAATACAATCATATGCCTTTGGTTATGCGCCTAAAAAAGCAGCGCTATACCTGTAAAAACTGCCGAACCCATTGGACTGCTCAAAGTTATTTTGTCCAATCCAGACATTCAATCGCAAATCATGTTAGATATAAAATTGCTTCTTTACTGACTGAAAAAGTATCTTTATCTTTTATTGCGAAAAGCTGTCAGGTATCTTTGACCACTGTTATTCGTACATTGAAAGAGTTTAAAAGCTATTTACCAAAGCAATCTAAGAAGATTCTCCCAAGAGTATTGATGGTTGATGAATTTCGTTCGCATGCTTCCATAGAAGATAAAATGAGCTTTATTTGCGCAGATGGCGAAACAGGAAAATTAATAGATGTTTTGCCTACGCGTAAATTACCTCGATTAACAAGCTATTTCTTAAAGTGTACCAATCCAGAAGAAGTAGAATTCTTGGTGACAGACATGAACGCCGCCTACTTCCAGCTCACCAAACGTGTTCTGCCAAATGCGAAAATAGTGATTGATCGGTTTCATATTGTCAAACACATGAATCAAGCGTTCAATGAGTTGCGTATCCGTGAAATGAATGAACTTCGTAAAGCAGGACAGAAAAGCCAGGCAGAAAAACTGAAAAAGAACTGGCGCTTTTTGCTAAAAAATCGTGCAAACATCAACCATTATGAATACAAAACATGGAAAAGTTTCCGAGCACCAAAATACCCATTTCTTACTGAAGCAATGATGATTGATCGATTGCTTGAGTTTTCTACGCCCCTAAAGGAGGCGTATCCCTTTTTTCATGAATTAGTTGAAGCCTTTCGAGACAAAGACCCTGACTTATTTTTCTCCTTATTAGCAGAACTTCCCGAAACGTTGGATGACAGCTTTCGGGAAAAGCTTCAAAACCTTCTGACCTATGAAGAAGGCATCACCAACGCAATGATCTATCCTTATTCCAATGGAAAAATAGAAGCGAAGAATACCCACATAAAGACAATGAAACGAGTATCCTACGGATTTAAATCATTCGAGAACATGAGAATTAGAATCTTTTTGATCAATCAATTAATCAAAGTAAGATAA
- a CDS encoding AAA family ATPase — protein MKPQTLRLKNFGPFIDETIDFSKLTQAALFLITGKTGAGKTTIFDGMTYALFGETSGRLRSGKEMRSLFATPEDETSVFFSFEHQQLRYEVERKPEQLLAKRKGEGMRKQAAKVSLTIFDEKGKEIRQLTKRSEVDQEIKELLNLDAKQFSQIVLLPQGEFRNFLISSSSEKETVLRNLFGTQFFQRFTEQLKEKAKNKQKELDHLEQELVLLQRQFSSYEEKQPAGLQSFETVINEWKEYQDQVSTRLASEQEVLEQLKEEQKISETDYYHGKNQKSAYEEKQQLLAEQQVLNEQQQVIEEHQRWISHYEVAQQLRTPLERSQEYQESLTTQESEKQQLIIACNKVTSDLQKWQEQADVRENLEQKIAKMSQTLQEKQRLIPVADTFREKQSELSVMEKKVSELQQEIQQLADQQLILQERQQTSQTVLATQGELQEKQLVYERLRLEGERYCEQQQHLDHLDKELVKNHQYFEQTTEQLVEKQRLLEQQTHEFNQCKSDWAKQQITYLQTLLIPGEPCPVCGATEHPLTPDNRESVQENLAVLEEKMVQAEQSIEKTHQEIGRKEAEIEEINQQLARLSQQQVEMSQQLDQQAIYLNTELKATFQIDVQEDIVQGLAEIEKTLNARLKEIKKAEEAQVRVMEELASNKEQSEQIKAQQMLHNEKIQRLQGEMAGLSQQLGAEDLDTLVKEADQLAEQSSKSKQELEEQMAQGEKLQQESAVLTTKIEALTEQIEKTIAQYEKEQRKISSFLEQHTDFSSQEAIAALLKETVTYENRKTTIKDYQTKQLVLSTRLEQLAHVTYDEKSQDLTVLSERIEKIKQHIEEQQQLIYHLQQEYKTNQKVIMEFTTSYQNSQEQLDELIQLQQLSQTMNGENPKKTSIERYVLQVYLQEVLQVANEHLIRLTKSRYQFELDEEVGSYRGKTGLEINVYDDEAGTTRGSHTLSGGESFIAALSLALALAEVIQAQAGGITIEALFIDEGFGSLDEEALEMAMEALETVESEGRMIGIISHVRELKERVLQQIRIDTKGSGQSEIHYHFG, from the coding sequence ATGAAACCACAGACGTTACGATTGAAAAATTTTGGCCCATTTATTGATGAAACGATTGATTTCTCAAAATTGACCCAAGCGGCCTTGTTTTTGATTACAGGAAAAACAGGGGCTGGCAAAACAACGATTTTTGATGGCATGACTTATGCGCTTTTTGGAGAAACATCTGGAAGGTTGCGGTCTGGCAAAGAGATGCGGTCATTATTTGCGACACCAGAAGACGAAACGAGTGTCTTTTTTTCGTTTGAACATCAACAGTTGCGTTATGAAGTCGAACGTAAGCCTGAACAATTGTTAGCTAAACGCAAGGGTGAGGGCATGAGAAAACAGGCGGCAAAAGTCAGTTTAACGATCTTTGATGAAAAAGGAAAAGAAATTCGACAATTAACAAAACGTAGTGAAGTCGATCAAGAAATCAAAGAACTATTGAATTTAGATGCGAAACAATTTTCACAGATCGTCTTACTGCCGCAAGGAGAATTTCGGAATTTCTTGATTTCCTCTAGTAGTGAAAAAGAAACAGTTTTACGTAACTTATTCGGCACACAATTCTTTCAACGATTCACCGAACAATTGAAAGAAAAAGCCAAGAACAAGCAAAAAGAACTGGATCATTTAGAGCAAGAATTAGTCTTATTGCAAAGGCAATTTAGTTCCTATGAGGAGAAGCAACCGGCTGGTCTACAATCTTTTGAGACAGTGATCAATGAGTGGAAAGAGTATCAAGATCAAGTTTCAACAAGGCTCGCCTCAGAGCAAGAAGTATTAGAGCAACTGAAAGAAGAACAAAAAATCAGCGAGACGGATTACTACCACGGGAAAAATCAAAAATCTGCTTATGAAGAAAAGCAACAATTATTAGCAGAACAACAAGTGCTCAATGAGCAACAACAAGTGATCGAGGAGCACCAAAGATGGATTTCCCATTATGAAGTTGCTCAGCAATTGCGCACACCGCTTGAACGTAGCCAAGAATATCAAGAATCACTTACCACACAGGAAAGTGAGAAACAGCAACTAATTATTGCGTGCAATAAGGTGACAAGTGATTTACAGAAATGGCAAGAACAGGCGGACGTACGAGAAAATCTCGAACAAAAAATAGCAAAAATGAGTCAAACGCTCCAAGAAAAGCAACGATTGATCCCAGTGGCCGATACTTTCAGAGAAAAACAATCGGAACTTTCCGTAATGGAAAAAAAAGTCAGTGAGTTACAGCAAGAAATCCAACAACTGGCAGATCAGCAATTGATCCTTCAAGAAAGACAACAAACGAGTCAAACCGTTTTAGCAACCCAAGGGGAACTACAAGAAAAACAGTTGGTTTATGAACGTTTACGTTTAGAAGGGGAACGTTACTGTGAACAACAGCAACACCTTGATCACCTTGACAAAGAACTAGTAAAAAATCATCAGTACTTTGAACAAACAACAGAGCAATTGGTAGAAAAACAACGATTACTTGAACAACAAACACACGAGTTCAATCAATGTAAAAGCGACTGGGCAAAGCAACAAATTACTTATTTACAAACCCTATTGATACCTGGTGAACCTTGCCCAGTATGTGGTGCAACGGAGCATCCATTGACACCGGATAATCGTGAATCAGTGCAGGAAAACTTAGCTGTGCTTGAAGAAAAAATGGTCCAAGCAGAACAATCGATCGAAAAAACGCATCAAGAAATTGGTCGAAAAGAAGCAGAAATCGAAGAAATCAACCAACAGCTTGCTCGTTTAAGCCAGCAACAAGTGGAAATGAGTCAACAGTTGGATCAACAAGCAATTTATTTGAACACAGAGTTAAAAGCCACCTTCCAAATAGATGTCCAAGAAGATATTGTTCAAGGGTTGGCGGAAATAGAGAAAACCCTCAATGCTCGTTTAAAGGAAATCAAAAAAGCAGAAGAAGCACAAGTAAGGGTCATGGAAGAACTAGCCAGCAACAAAGAACAAAGTGAACAGATCAAAGCTCAACAAATGCTCCATAATGAAAAAATCCAACGACTCCAAGGTGAGATGGCAGGATTGAGTCAACAATTAGGAGCAGAAGACCTTGATACTTTAGTAAAAGAAGCTGATCAATTAGCCGAACAGTCGAGCAAGAGCAAGCAAGAATTGGAAGAGCAAATGGCCCAAGGTGAGAAACTCCAGCAAGAATCAGCTGTTTTGACGACTAAAATCGAAGCGTTGACTGAACAAATCGAAAAGACAATTGCTCAATATGAAAAAGAACAACGGAAAATCTCTAGTTTCTTAGAGCAACACACTGATTTTTCTTCGCAAGAAGCAATAGCAGCGTTGTTAAAAGAAACAGTCACATACGAAAATAGAAAAACAACGATCAAGGATTATCAAACGAAACAGTTGGTTCTTTCCACTCGCTTAGAACAATTGGCACATGTCACTTATGATGAAAAATCCCAAGATTTGACAGTGTTGAGTGAACGAATCGAAAAAATCAAACAACACATTGAAGAGCAACAACAATTGATCTATCACTTACAACAAGAGTATAAAACCAATCAGAAAGTGATCATGGAATTTACTACAAGTTATCAAAATAGTCAGGAACAACTAGATGAATTGATCCAGTTGCAACAATTATCACAGACAATGAATGGCGAAAATCCTAAAAAAACAAGTATTGAACGTTATGTCTTGCAAGTTTATTTACAAGAAGTCTTGCAAGTCGCTAATGAACATCTGATACGATTGACAAAAAGCCGCTATCAGTTTGAATTAGATGAAGAAGTTGGTAGCTACCGCGGAAAGACTGGCCTGGAGATCAACGTGTACGATGATGAAGCAGGAACGACCAGAGGATCGCATACTTTATCCGGAGGCGAAAGCTTTATTGCTGCATTATCATTAGCTTTAGCCTTGGCAGAAGTGATTCAAGCGCAAGCTGGTGGAATCACGATCGAAGCATTGTTTATTGACGAAGGGTTTGGTTCACTGGATGAAGAAGCCTTGGAAATGGCGATGGAAGCATTAGAAACAGTTGAAAGCGAAGGCAGGATGATCGGGATCATCAGCCATGTACGTGAGTTGAAAGAACGTGTCTTGCAACAAATACGAATTGATACAAAAGGTAGTGGACAGAGTGAAATACACTACCATTTTGGTTAA
- a CDS encoding HAD family hydrolase encodes MIKSVVFDVDDTMYDQQQPFKNSVQSVVPQVAEEDMHGLYIRFRHHSDENFPKVMAGEWTLDYMRAHRISQSLIDLGYSPISDEKCLVFQEVYEEELANISLHPEVKKTLDFLKEKNIPLGIITNGPTDHQTKKLNQLQLTNWIPADCMLVSQATGFQKPEKEIFQLAEKTFNMSPNETLYVGDNYENDVLGAKSANWQTLWFNHRKRSINERPVCDVEINEFDQLLSAIKTAVGEAQLV; translated from the coding sequence TTGATTAAATCAGTTGTATTTGATGTTGACGATACAATGTATGATCAGCAACAACCATTTAAGAATTCAGTTCAAAGCGTGGTACCTCAAGTAGCAGAAGAAGATATGCATGGATTATATATCCGTTTCCGCCATCACAGCGATGAGAATTTCCCAAAAGTCATGGCTGGAGAATGGACACTTGATTATATGCGTGCACACCGCATTAGTCAGTCCTTGATCGATCTAGGTTATTCACCTATCTCTGATGAAAAATGCTTAGTTTTCCAAGAAGTCTACGAAGAGGAACTAGCAAATATCTCTCTTCATCCTGAAGTAAAAAAAACACTTGATTTTCTTAAAGAAAAAAATATTCCATTAGGGATCATCACCAATGGACCAACTGATCATCAAACAAAAAAATTAAATCAACTTCAATTAACAAATTGGATTCCTGCTGATTGTATGCTAGTTTCTCAAGCAACTGGCTTTCAAAAACCAGAAAAGGAAATCTTCCAATTAGCCGAGAAAACTTTCAATATGTCACCTAATGAAACACTATACGTTGGCGATAATTACGAAAACGATGTGTTAGGTGCTAAGAGTGCCAATTGGCAGACGTTATGGTTCAATCACCGCAAACGTTCCATCAACGAGCGTCCAGTGTGTGATGTAGAGATCAACGAGTTCGATCAACTGCTATCCGCTATAAAAACTGCTGTAGGAGAAGCTCAGCTTGTCTGA
- a CDS encoding lysophospholipid acyltransferase family protein: MFYRFMRGLVKVILAVINGNARYENKEVLPKDENYILVAPHRTWWDPLYLAVAASPKSFSFMAKEELFKNPVLRFILTRSNAFPVKRDNPGPSVIKTPVKILKSTDLGLIMFPSGTRHATELKGGMALIAKMAKVKIVPAVYQGPLTLGDLFKRKRVIVRFGEPIDLSDIKKTDKEGMAEIERRTQAAFDKLDKEVNPDFKYEIIKKNETE; this comes from the coding sequence ATGTTCTATCGATTTATGCGCGGGCTCGTTAAAGTGATTTTAGCTGTCATCAATGGCAATGCCCGTTATGAAAATAAAGAAGTCTTACCAAAAGACGAGAATTACATACTTGTTGCACCACACCGCACTTGGTGGGACCCGTTGTATCTCGCTGTTGCTGCATCACCTAAATCGTTTAGTTTTATGGCGAAAGAAGAATTGTTCAAAAACCCTGTTTTACGATTTATCTTAACACGCTCGAATGCTTTTCCAGTCAAAAGAGACAATCCGGGACCAAGTGTGATCAAGACACCTGTCAAGATTCTAAAATCAACCGATCTAGGATTGATCATGTTTCCAAGTGGGACAAGACATGCGACTGAGTTGAAAGGTGGAATGGCGTTAATTGCCAAAATGGCCAAAGTAAAAATCGTTCCAGCTGTGTATCAAGGACCTCTCACGTTAGGTGATCTATTCAAACGCAAACGAGTGATTGTTCGCTTTGGTGAACCGATCGACTTGTCAGATATCAAAAAAACTGACAAGGAAGGAATGGCAGAAATCGAGCGACGCACACAAGCCGCATTTGATAAACTAGACAAGGAAGTAAATCCTGATTTTAAATATGAGATCATAAAAAAGAATGAAACAGAATAA
- a CDS encoding exonuclease SbcCD subunit D produces MRFLHTADWHIGKKLQGYDLLKEQEHVLSEILTIAKKEKVDAIVIAGDLYDRSIPAVEAVEMFNRLMIDWNLNEKFPIFAISGNHDSSVRLSAGTEWFSQTKFFLHTRFAEAFQPIDYQNTQFFLLPYFEPISARSYFEDDTIRTVQQAMEKVVDQMQLAFDPEKKQVLVSHFFVTGSKKSDSETKIEVGGLDAIPGSLLEPFDYVALGHLHNQAALQQENARYSGSPLKFSLSEINQKKGVWIVDLTDTLVLDFQEITPLYDIAEVTASFKELLDPSFYHTINRENYLQIYLKDRAVIPNMMNQLRAIYPRILGVERVNGRHRSTSKRQTLEIKQPKKLAETFFTEMVDEPMTEQQMSWLEETLQELTETE; encoded by the coding sequence ATGCGTTTTTTACATACAGCTGATTGGCATATAGGGAAAAAATTGCAGGGCTACGATTTACTTAAAGAGCAAGAACATGTACTATCTGAGATTTTAACGATTGCGAAAAAGGAAAAAGTGGATGCGATCGTTATTGCAGGTGATCTCTATGATCGAAGTATTCCGGCCGTAGAAGCCGTAGAGATGTTCAATCGATTGATGATCGACTGGAACCTGAACGAAAAATTCCCGATTTTCGCTATCTCAGGAAACCATGATAGCAGTGTTCGATTATCTGCTGGAACTGAATGGTTCAGCCAAACAAAATTCTTTTTACACACCCGATTTGCTGAAGCTTTCCAACCTATCGACTATCAAAATACTCAATTTTTCTTATTGCCTTATTTTGAACCAATCTCTGCTAGAAGTTATTTTGAAGATGATACGATCCGCACGGTCCAACAAGCAATGGAAAAAGTAGTTGACCAGATGCAACTCGCTTTTGATCCTGAAAAAAAACAGGTGCTGGTCAGCCACTTTTTTGTGACGGGTAGTAAGAAATCAGATTCAGAAACAAAAATCGAAGTGGGCGGACTAGATGCGATTCCAGGTAGTTTATTGGAGCCATTTGATTATGTCGCTTTAGGACATCTTCATAATCAAGCAGCCTTGCAACAAGAAAATGCTAGATACAGTGGTTCGCCACTTAAATTCTCACTTTCAGAGATCAATCAGAAAAAAGGTGTTTGGATCGTTGATCTAACTGACACCTTGGTGTTGGATTTTCAAGAAATCACACCTTTGTATGATATCGCTGAAGTAACTGCTAGTTTTAAAGAATTATTAGACCCAAGTTTTTACCATACGATCAACCGAGAAAATTATTTGCAGATTTATTTAAAAGATCGCGCAGTTATTCCTAACATGATGAACCAACTACGAGCAATCTATCCTCGAATACTTGGTGTCGAACGTGTCAATGGACGGCATCGTTCCACAAGCAAACGACAGACACTTGAAATCAAGCAACCAAAGAAACTCGCGGAAACATTCTTTACCGAAATGGTGGATGAACCGATGACAGAACAACAAATGAGCTGGTTAGAAGAAACGTTGCAAGAACTCACAGAAACGGAATGA